One genomic window of Microbacterium sp. BH-3-3-3 includes the following:
- the rpsS gene encoding 30S ribosomal protein S19, whose translation MPRSLKKGPFVDEHLLRKVVSQNEAGSKNVIKTWSRRSMIIPAMLGHTIAVHDGRKHIPVFVTETMVGHKLGEFSPTRTFRGHVKDDKKGRRR comes from the coding sequence ATGCCTCGCAGCCTTAAGAAGGGCCCCTTCGTCGACGAGCACCTGCTTCGCAAGGTCGTCTCGCAGAACGAAGCCGGTTCCAAGAACGTCATCAAGACCTGGTCGCGCCGTTCGATGATCATCCCCGCCATGCTGGGACACACCATCGCCGTGCACGACGGTCGCAAGCACATCCCCGTGTTCGTGACCGAGACCATGGTCGGTCACAAACTGGGCGAGTTCTCGCCCACCCGCACCTTCCGCGGCCACGTGAAGGACGACAAGAAGGGCCGCCGCCGCTGA
- the rplB gene encoding 50S ribosomal protein L2: MAIRKYKPTTPGRRGSSVADFAEITRSTPEKSLLRPLSKTGGRNNQGRITTRHIGGGHKRQYRLIDFRRNDKDGIDAKVAHIEYDPNRTARIALLHYADGEKRYIIAPNKLSQGDVVESGAGADIKPGNNLPLRNIPTGTVIHAIELRPGGGAKMARSAGVSVRLVAKDGPYAQLRLPSGEIRNVDVRCRATIGEVGNAEQSNINWGKAGRKRWLGVRPTVRGVAMNPVDHPHGGGEGKTSGGRHPVSPWGKAEGRTRHANKESDKLIVRRRTAGKKRK, encoded by the coding sequence ATGGCTATTCGCAAGTACAAGCCCACGACCCCCGGTCGCCGCGGCTCGTCGGTGGCCGACTTCGCCGAGATCACCCGATCGACGCCTGAGAAGTCGCTGCTGCGCCCCCTGTCGAAGACCGGTGGCCGCAACAACCAGGGCCGCATCACCACGCGTCACATCGGTGGTGGCCACAAGCGTCAGTACCGTCTGATCGACTTCCGTCGTAACGACAAGGACGGCATCGACGCCAAGGTCGCTCACATCGAGTACGACCCCAACCGCACCGCGCGCATCGCGCTGCTGCACTACGCGGACGGCGAGAAGCGCTACATCATCGCGCCGAACAAGCTGTCGCAGGGCGATGTCGTCGAGTCGGGTGCCGGCGCTGACATCAAGCCCGGCAACAACCTGCCGCTGCGCAACATCCCCACCGGTACCGTGATCCACGCGATCGAGCTGCGTCCCGGTGGCGGCGCGAAGATGGCCCGTTCGGCGGGCGTCTCCGTGCGCCTCGTCGCCAAGGACGGCCCCTACGCGCAGCTGCGTCTGCCCTCGGGTGAGATCCGCAACGTCGACGTGCGCTGCCGCGCCACGATCGGCGAGGTCGGTAACGCCGAGCAGTCGAACATCAACTGGGGCAAGGCCGGCCGCAAGCGCTGGCTGGGCGTCCGCCCGACCGTGCGTGGTGTCGCCATGAACCCGGTCGACCACCCGCACGGTGGTGGTGAGGGTAAGACCTCCGGTGGTCGTCACCCCGTTTCGCCGTGGGGTAAGGCCGAAGGCCGCACCCGTCATGCGAACAAGGAAAGCGACAAGCTGATCGTCCGCCGTCGCACCGCCGGCAAGAAGCGTAAGTAG
- the rplW gene encoding 50S ribosomal protein L23, producing the protein MTAVNKDPRDIILKPVVSEKSYSLIDEGKYTFLVDPRSSKTEIKLAIEKIFGVKVASVNTINRVGKARRTRFGTGKRKDTKRAIVSLKSGTIDIFTSVG; encoded by the coding sequence ATGACCGCCGTCAACAAAGACCCGCGCGACATCATCCTGAAGCCGGTCGTCTCCGAGAAGAGCTACTCGCTCATCGACGAGGGCAAGTACACCTTCCTGGTGGACCCGCGCTCCTCGAAGACCGAGATCAAGCTCGCCATCGAGAAGATCTTCGGCGTCAAGGTGGCCTCGGTCAACACGATCAACCGCGTCGGCAAGGCCCGTCGCACCCGCTTCGGCACCGGCAAGCGCAAGGACACCAAGCGCGCCATCGTGTCGCTCAAGTCGGGCACCATCGACATCTTCACGTCTGTCGGCTGA
- the rplV gene encoding 50S ribosomal protein L22 produces the protein MVESIARVRHIRVTPQKARRVVALIKGKQAEEALAILKFAPQGASEPIYKLVASAIANARVTADKTNEYLDDADLYVKNAYVDEGTTLKRFRPRAQGRAFQIKKRTSHITVVLATPEDAAAAPARANKKASK, from the coding sequence ATGGTGGAGTCCATCGCACGCGTGCGACACATCCGCGTGACCCCTCAGAAGGCTCGTCGTGTCGTCGCGCTCATCAAGGGCAAGCAGGCCGAAGAGGCCCTCGCCATCCTGAAGTTCGCGCCCCAGGGCGCGAGCGAGCCGATCTACAAGCTCGTCGCCTCGGCGATCGCGAACGCTCGCGTCACCGCTGACAAGACGAACGAATACCTGGATGACGCCGACCTGTACGTGAAGAACGCGTACGTCGACGAGGGCACGACGCTCAAGCGTTTCCGTCCCCGTGCACAGGGTCGCGCCTTCCAGATCAAGAAGCGCACGAGCCACATCACGGTCGTGCTCGCGACGCCGGAAGACGCTGCTGCGGCCCCGGCGCGCGCCAACAAGAAGGCGAGCAAGTAA
- the rplC gene encoding 50S ribosomal protein L3, with protein MSDINSKISKGLLGTKLGMTQVWDENGKLVPVTVIEVAPNVVTQLRSLEKDGYNAVQIGYGQIDPRKVNKPLTAHFDAAGVTPRRHLTEVRTADAADYSLGQELTVDGLFEAGQRVDVVGTSKGKGTAGVMKRHNFKGVSASHGSHRNHRKPGSIGASSTPSRVFKGMRMAGRMGGERVTVLNLTVHAVDAEKGLMLVKGAVPGARGRIVYVRNAVKGA; from the coding sequence ATGTCTGACATCAACTCCAAGATCTCCAAGGGCCTCCTCGGCACCAAGCTCGGCATGACCCAGGTGTGGGACGAGAACGGCAAGCTCGTTCCCGTCACCGTCATCGAGGTCGCTCCGAACGTCGTGACCCAGCTGCGCTCGCTCGAGAAGGACGGCTACAACGCCGTTCAGATCGGCTACGGCCAGATCGACCCCCGCAAGGTGAACAAGCCCCTCACGGCTCACTTCGACGCCGCCGGCGTGACCCCGCGTCGCCACCTCACCGAGGTGCGCACGGCGGATGCCGCCGACTACTCGCTCGGCCAGGAGCTGACCGTTGACGGTCTCTTCGAAGCCGGCCAGCGCGTCGACGTCGTCGGCACCAGCAAGGGCAAGGGCACCGCGGGTGTCATGAAGCGTCACAACTTCAAGGGTGTGTCCGCTTCGCACGGTTCGCACCGCAACCACCGCAAGCCCGGCTCCATCGGCGCATCGTCGACCCCGAGCCGCGTCTTCAAGGGCATGCGCATGGCCGGCCGTATGGGTGGCGAGCGCGTGACCGTCCTCAACCTCACGGTGCACGCCGTCGACGCCGAGAAGGGCCTGATGCTCGTCAAGGGCGCTGTCCCCGGTGCTCGTGGCCGCATCGTCTACGTCCGCAACGCAGTGAAGGGTGCCTGA
- the rplD gene encoding 50S ribosomal protein L4, translating to MADSTLALDVVKADGKKAGSVELPAALFDVKTNIPLIHQVVVAQRAAARQGTHSTKRRGEVSGAGRKPFKQKGTGNARQGSIRAPHMTGGGIVHGPKPRDYSQRTPKKMIAAALLGALSDRARGQRLHIVDSFAIEGAPSTKAAAAALKAFGAVKNVLVVIDRDDELTVKSVRNLAYVHVLTVGQLNTYDVIVSDDIVFTKAAYDAFVASKSAATEEVSA from the coding sequence ATGGCTGACTCGACTCTCGCGCTCGACGTCGTGAAGGCCGACGGCAAGAAGGCAGGCTCCGTCGAGCTGCCCGCCGCGCTCTTCGACGTCAAGACGAACATTCCCCTCATCCACCAGGTCGTCGTGGCGCAGCGCGCCGCGGCACGCCAGGGCACGCACTCGACCAAGCGTCGTGGCGAGGTCTCGGGTGCCGGCCGCAAGCCCTTCAAGCAGAAGGGCACCGGTAACGCCCGTCAGGGCTCGATCCGCGCGCCGCACATGACCGGTGGTGGCATCGTCCACGGCCCCAAGCCGCGTGACTACAGCCAGCGCACGCCCAAGAAGATGATCGCCGCCGCCCTGCTGGGTGCGCTCAGCGACCGTGCGCGTGGGCAGCGTCTGCACATCGTCGACAGCTTCGCCATCGAGGGTGCCCCCTCGACCAAGGCTGCCGCTGCCGCGCTGAAGGCCTTCGGCGCCGTCAAGAACGTTCTCGTGGTCATCGACCGCGACGACGAGCTGACGGTGAAGAGCGTCCGCAACCTCGCGTACGTCCACGTGCTGACCGTCGGCCAGCTGAACACCTACGACGTGATCGTCTCCGACGACATCGTCTTCACCAAGGCCGCTTACGACGCGTTCGTCGCGTCGAAGTCCGCTGCCACCGAGGAGGTCTCGGCATGA
- the rpsJ gene encoding 30S ribosomal protein S10 translates to MAGQKIRIRLKSYDHAGLDSSARKIVDTVTRAGATVVGPVPLPTEKNVVCVIRSPHKYKDSREHFEMRTHKRLIDIIDPTPKAVDSLMRLDLPADVNIEIKL, encoded by the coding sequence ATGGCGGGACAGAAGATCCGCATTCGCCTGAAGTCGTACGATCACGCCGGGCTGGACTCGTCGGCGCGCAAGATCGTCGACACCGTGACCCGTGCCGGTGCCACCGTGGTGGGCCCGGTTCCCCTTCCGACCGAGAAGAACGTCGTGTGCGTCATCCGGTCGCCCCACAAGTACAAGGACAGCCGCGAGCACTTCGAGATGCGCACCCACAAGCGCCTTATCGACATCATCGACCCGACGCCCAAGGCCGTCGACTCGCTGATGCGCCTCGACCTCCCGGCCGATGTCAACATCGAGATCAAGCTCTGA